One Alicyclobacillus acidoterrestris DNA window includes the following coding sequences:
- a CDS encoding RNHCP domain-containing protein, with protein MRQFTHRNESFICANCGFSVEPSERSCRNHCPRCLYSVHLDIHPGDRAANCNGLMKPVRVEYNSKKGYQLVHRCLKCGHVSKNIVQQDVLVQPDDREAILRLMSHPED; from the coding sequence ATGAGACAATTTACGCATCGCAATGAATCGTTTATTTGTGCTAACTGCGGGTTTTCTGTGGAGCCTAGTGAGCGCAGTTGCCGCAACCACTGCCCGCGCTGCCTCTATTCTGTACATCTGGATATTCACCCAGGCGATAGAGCGGCGAATTGCAATGGGTTGATGAAACCCGTGCGGGTTGAATATAACAGCAAAAAAGGGTACCAATTGGTTCACCGTTGCCTGAAGTGTGGGCACGTGTCGAAAAATATTGTCCAACAGGATGTACTTGTGCAACCGGACGACAGAGAGGCAATACTTCGACTGATGTCACATCCAGAGGACTAA
- the xerD gene encoding site-specific tyrosine recombinase XerD has product MDEWIQRFVEYLTVERGLSPNTLESYERDLHTFQSYLAKRGSCVIQEVQQHHIAAYLGYLHEAGRANATISRNLASIRSFFHFLVREDFILQDPTIHVDTPKIEKRLPRVLTPEEIERLLRAPDQSTPSGMRDYAMLELLYATGIRVSELVSLKSTDVHLSSGFLRCMGKGGKERIIPIGEYAVQALDNYLQQARPHLVRKTKDEALFLNHHGTQMSRQGFWKILKKYAQEAGILKDITPHTLRHSFATHLLERGADLRAVQEMLGHADISTTQIYTHVTKGRLKEIYAAAHPRS; this is encoded by the coding sequence ATGGACGAATGGATACAACGCTTTGTAGAGTACTTGACGGTGGAGAGAGGATTATCCCCCAATACCCTCGAGTCGTACGAACGAGACCTACATACATTTCAGTCGTACCTGGCCAAGCGTGGGTCGTGTGTGATTCAAGAGGTACAACAGCATCACATCGCTGCCTATTTAGGCTACTTGCATGAGGCTGGAAGGGCGAACGCCACCATCTCGCGGAACCTTGCGAGCATTCGCTCTTTTTTTCATTTTTTGGTGCGTGAGGATTTTATTCTGCAGGATCCGACGATTCACGTGGATACGCCAAAGATAGAGAAGAGGCTACCCCGCGTGCTCACGCCGGAGGAAATTGAACGCCTGTTGCGCGCCCCAGATCAATCGACACCCTCGGGGATGCGCGATTATGCGATGCTGGAATTGCTTTATGCGACGGGTATTCGGGTGAGTGAACTCGTCTCATTGAAGTCGACAGACGTTCACTTGAGCAGTGGGTTTTTGCGATGTATGGGAAAGGGTGGAAAGGAAAGAATTATCCCTATTGGGGAGTATGCGGTGCAGGCATTGGACAACTACCTGCAGCAGGCGCGTCCGCACCTTGTTCGCAAGACGAAGGACGAAGCTTTGTTCCTCAACCATCACGGTACGCAGATGTCGCGCCAGGGGTTTTGGAAAATCCTAAAGAAATACGCGCAGGAAGCAGGAATTCTGAAAGATATTACCCCGCATACACTCCGGCATTCGTTTGCGACCCACTTGTTGGAGCGGGGCGCCGATTTGCGCGCAGTACAAGAAATGTTGGGACATGCGGATATTTCAACAACGCAGATTTACACGCACGTCACGAAGGGGCGGCTCAAAGAAATATACGCCGCTGCGCACCCGAGGTCTTAG
- the spoIIAB gene encoding anti-sigma F factor produces the protein MERIASQVQVNNYLRLQFPSRSENESLARVAVASFVAQLDPTMEELTELKTAVSEAVTNAIIHGYEDRDGEVRIECALTDNTVTIVIEDEGVGIPDVEEARQPMYTSRPELERSGMGMTIMESFVDSLEVESTVGRGTRVTMIKTFGADRVQM, from the coding sequence GTGGAGCGCATCGCGAGCCAAGTGCAAGTGAACAATTACTTGCGGCTGCAGTTCCCTAGCCGTTCGGAGAATGAATCCCTTGCCCGCGTGGCTGTGGCATCATTTGTCGCGCAGCTCGATCCCACGATGGAAGAGTTGACGGAACTCAAGACCGCGGTCTCCGAGGCAGTTACCAATGCCATTATTCACGGATATGAAGACCGCGATGGGGAAGTGCGGATTGAGTGTGCGTTGACTGACAACACGGTGACCATCGTGATCGAGGATGAGGGTGTAGGAATTCCAGATGTGGAAGAGGCCCGCCAACCGATGTACACGTCTCGCCCAGAACTAGAACGCTCTGGGATGGGGATGACGATTATGGAGAGCTTTGTGGATTCCTTGGAAGTTGAGTCAACTGTTGGACGCGGTACACGCGTTACGATGATAAAGACGTTTGGTGCAGACCGCGTCCAAATGTAG
- the spoIIM gene encoding stage II sporulation protein M, producing the protein MKPRIAAVITPHIQSSIRWRSLLQYVRSKVSRHLHLWTFLAGVTVCGLVFGAIVAGQLGQTDRLVLGNALSHLFVAIKQNQLASGSQLFTQRLIADSQLLALIWLFGVSVIGIPFVIAAIFLRAFTVGFAVGYTSLQFGWKGFLLSGTGIFLHQLVMFLTLFVAAVTAIRFSQQVLLRSLPVSKLTLHLMKYTGTFVLCGGGLMLGAFIQAFVVPHLLTSILV; encoded by the coding sequence TTGAAGCCTCGTATCGCAGCAGTGATCACACCTCATATCCAGTCGTCCATCCGCTGGCGTAGCTTGCTCCAGTACGTTCGGAGCAAAGTCTCGCGGCACCTGCACTTGTGGACCTTTCTCGCGGGTGTAACGGTTTGTGGCCTCGTCTTTGGTGCAATTGTGGCTGGGCAACTTGGGCAGACGGACAGGCTGGTACTCGGCAATGCGCTTTCGCACTTATTTGTCGCCATCAAGCAAAACCAACTTGCATCTGGAAGCCAGTTGTTCACGCAGCGACTGATTGCCGATAGTCAGTTACTGGCGCTCATCTGGCTGTTTGGGGTGTCGGTGATTGGCATTCCGTTTGTCATCGCGGCTATCTTTTTGCGCGCGTTTACCGTTGGTTTTGCGGTTGGTTACACGAGTCTCCAATTTGGCTGGAAAGGGTTTTTACTGTCTGGCACAGGTATATTTTTGCACCAACTGGTGATGTTCTTGACTTTGTTCGTGGCGGCAGTCACGGCGATTCGATTTTCGCAGCAAGTGTTGCTCCGGTCGCTACCGGTATCCAAACTCACGCTGCATTTGATGAAATACACGGGTACATTTGTGTTGTGTGGCGGGGGATTGATGCTCGGCGCTTTTATTCAAGCGTTCGTCGTGCCACACTTGTTGACGAGCATCCTCGTTTAA
- a CDS encoding endonuclease Q family protein — MVVSATSLNEATNLNEYDADFHIHVGRALGKPVKIAAGASLTLENLLHHAAFVKGLDMITVIDGVCDNVLVEVDRLMRAGELTPVSGGGLMYRDRMLVLLGAEVELAGPSGKAAHFGCWFADYERARDFNQWLKTVQKNTQLSSQRAWTDALALQTETHARDGLFIVHHAFTPFKGLLGSCVRRVGDFLDLGRVDALELGLSSDTEMADRLSELSGLTFVTNSDAHGVANIAREYNRVQMAALNFREVAQALNRVDGRGIVANYGLHPEQGKYYRTRCRACDELVQEGGCPCGTTRHHVYGVKDRLEDICDLPDALHPAHRPPYFHHIPLLDIPGVGPGTYRKLLDAYGTELAIRRTADESGLVDVVGERLGSSIARALNGDIRWEVGGAGTYGKVIL; from the coding sequence ATGGTGGTGTCAGCCACGAGTTTGAACGAGGCCACGAATTTAAACGAATATGACGCTGATTTTCACATCCATGTTGGCCGTGCGCTTGGCAAGCCTGTGAAAATTGCTGCAGGCGCCAGTTTGACTTTGGAGAATTTGCTCCATCATGCCGCATTCGTGAAAGGGCTCGACATGATTACGGTCATTGACGGAGTTTGTGACAACGTGTTGGTTGAAGTAGACCGACTCATGCGGGCGGGCGAGCTCACGCCCGTTTCCGGTGGTGGTTTGATGTATCGGGATCGGATGTTAGTGTTGCTCGGCGCTGAGGTGGAACTGGCAGGGCCCTCCGGAAAAGCTGCCCATTTCGGGTGCTGGTTTGCGGATTACGAACGCGCGCGGGATTTTAATCAATGGCTGAAAACGGTGCAAAAGAATACACAGTTGTCTTCTCAGCGGGCGTGGACAGATGCGCTGGCGCTGCAGACCGAAACCCATGCCCGCGATGGCTTGTTTATTGTCCACCACGCGTTTACGCCGTTCAAAGGATTGCTCGGCAGCTGTGTTCGCCGCGTGGGGGACTTTCTCGATTTAGGGCGCGTGGATGCGTTGGAGCTCGGATTGTCCTCGGATACGGAGATGGCTGACAGGTTGAGCGAATTGTCTGGTCTCACGTTTGTTACGAACTCCGATGCACATGGCGTCGCAAACATCGCGCGCGAATACAATCGGGTGCAAATGGCCGCCTTGAACTTTCGCGAGGTCGCGCAAGCACTCAATCGCGTGGACGGTCGAGGGATTGTCGCAAATTACGGGTTGCATCCAGAGCAGGGAAAATATTATCGAACTCGCTGTCGCGCGTGTGACGAATTGGTGCAGGAGGGTGGGTGTCCGTGCGGTACCACTCGCCATCATGTGTATGGCGTCAAGGATAGACTGGAAGACATTTGTGATTTACCGGATGCGTTGCACCCGGCACACCGCCCGCCGTACTTTCACCACATCCCGTTGCTCGACATCCCTGGCGTCGGCCCCGGCACCTACCGCAAGCTGTTGGACGCCTATGGTACAGAGCTGGCCATCCGGCGCACGGCGGACGAATCGGGGTTGGTTGACGTCGTGGGGGAACGGCTAGGAAGTTCGATTGCCAGAGCGCTGAACGGGGATATCCGCTGGGAAGTGGGTGGCGCAGGGACGTACGGCAAGGTAATTTTATAG
- a CDS encoding phosphopentomutase produces the protein MTDKRRLIWIVLDSCGIGAAKDAAKYGEPDAESNTFLHVAEAVGGLRAPNLAKLGLSRIVSIPGVDSSHAVGAYGKMQEQSHGKDTTNGHWEFVGVILDKPMPTYSHGFPKEIIEPFEQYVGKQVLANKPASGTVVIEEYGEEHLATGRPIVYTSADSVFQIAAHEDVVPVDTLYDWCSYARSILTGEHAVGRVIARPFRGKPGNFERTDRRRDFSLTFGDTVLNALQDAQIPVIGIGKIGDIYGGSGIDEAIHTHDNTNGMEVLMQYMDKIQHGLLYANLVDFDSKYGHRNDPEGFARAIEAFDEQLGVLLPKLGQDDVLCITADHGCDPTVPGTNHTREYVPLLFFRPGMNRAIDLGVRETFADLGATVADYFGVQNPRAGTSFWSALATE, from the coding sequence ATGACGGATAAGCGGCGTTTGATATGGATTGTACTCGACAGTTGTGGCATCGGTGCGGCGAAAGACGCAGCGAAGTACGGGGAGCCAGATGCAGAGAGCAATACGTTTTTGCACGTGGCGGAGGCAGTTGGTGGGTTGCGTGCCCCGAATCTAGCCAAGTTGGGCTTGTCCCGAATTGTGAGTATCCCTGGTGTCGATTCTAGTCATGCGGTCGGTGCATATGGGAAAATGCAGGAACAATCGCACGGTAAAGATACGACAAACGGTCACTGGGAATTTGTTGGCGTGATTTTGGACAAGCCAATGCCTACCTATTCGCACGGCTTTCCAAAGGAGATCATTGAGCCGTTCGAACAGTACGTCGGCAAGCAGGTGCTCGCCAATAAACCCGCCTCTGGCACCGTCGTGATTGAAGAGTATGGGGAAGAGCATCTCGCAACGGGACGCCCCATTGTCTATACATCTGCGGACAGCGTGTTCCAAATTGCTGCTCACGAGGATGTTGTGCCAGTGGATACGTTGTATGACTGGTGTAGCTATGCCCGTTCGATTTTGACGGGGGAGCATGCGGTTGGTCGAGTCATTGCCCGTCCATTTCGCGGGAAACCCGGGAATTTCGAGCGAACGGATCGGCGTCGTGATTTCTCGCTGACGTTCGGCGACACGGTGTTGAATGCGCTGCAAGATGCCCAGATACCCGTTATCGGGATCGGGAAAATTGGTGATATTTACGGTGGTTCTGGCATTGATGAGGCGATTCACACACACGACAACACCAACGGCATGGAAGTCCTCATGCAGTACATGGACAAAATTCAGCACGGGCTGCTTTACGCCAATTTGGTGGATTTTGATTCTAAGTACGGACATCGCAATGATCCAGAGGGGTTTGCGCGTGCTATTGAGGCGTTTGATGAACAGCTTGGCGTATTGCTTCCGAAACTGGGCCAAGACGACGTGCTGTGCATTACGGCGGATCACGGTTGTGACCCGACTGTACCTGGCACGAATCACACGCGCGAATATGTACCGCTACTATTTTTCCGGCCGGGTATGAACCGGGCTATCGATTTGGGTGTGCGCGAGACGTTTGCAGATCTCGGTGCAACGGTGGCCGATTACTTTGGTGTTCAAAATCCGCGCGCAGGAACGAGCTTTTGGTCGGCTTTGGCTACTGAGTAA
- the spoVAC gene encoding stage V sporulation protein AC: MSVTKSQRDNYQQLVKKHRPARTIVKNTIRAFIVGGLICEIGQVIQTLFIRYGHFKPTEAGNPTVAVLIFLSAVLTACGVYDRFAQWAGAGSAVPVTGFANTITSAAMEHRSEGWIAGVGGNMFKIAGPVIVSGVVSAFFVALIRYIVTHL, encoded by the coding sequence ATGAGTGTAACCAAGTCTCAACGAGACAACTATCAACAGTTGGTCAAAAAACACCGTCCTGCCCGAACGATTGTCAAGAACACCATTCGTGCATTTATCGTCGGCGGATTGATATGCGAGATAGGACAAGTCATCCAAACCTTGTTTATCCGCTATGGGCATTTCAAGCCGACGGAGGCGGGGAATCCCACTGTGGCGGTGCTGATCTTTTTGTCAGCCGTCTTGACCGCCTGCGGGGTATACGACCGGTTCGCGCAGTGGGCGGGTGCTGGGTCCGCTGTTCCGGTTACGGGATTTGCGAACACGATCACGTCCGCTGCGATGGAGCATCGCAGTGAGGGATGGATTGCCGGCGTCGGTGGAAACATGTTTAAAATCGCCGGTCCAGTTATTGTGTCTGGTGTGGTGAGCGCGTTTTTCGTGGCACTCATCCGGTATATTGTCACACATTTGTAA
- a CDS encoding D-alanyl-D-alanine carboxypeptidase family protein has product MHHWKQSVTAAAVCAILLGASVAGQPAASAAVSHTPTTGSPLSLVPINSTSPSTTTVPDIAKHARSAVILDAATGKVLYSKDAHEKLPMASITKIMTMLLIVEAIDSGRIKWTDQVKTSEYAASMGGSQIFLEPGETMTVRDMLKGIAVASANDACVAMAEHLDGSEESFVARMNQRAKQLGMDDTHFANCNGLPADNHYSSAHDIAIMSQALLQHPEITQFTSIYSDYLRKGSDHPLWLVNTNKLVRFYDGVDGLKTGFTQEAKYCLSATAKKEGFRVIAVVMGEPKPQVRNAEVTGMLNWAFANYTSKVLYPAGQVIGQAKVVKGVKDKVDAVTATPVGLLTKRGQSSKYQTNVVMDKVKAPVAKGQKVGELQVVYQGRTVSTVPLLAKDTVKRANFIQGFGKTVKKIVTFGAAD; this is encoded by the coding sequence ATGCATCACTGGAAACAAAGCGTTACTGCTGCGGCCGTGTGTGCAATTTTGCTTGGTGCAAGCGTCGCCGGACAACCGGCCGCGTCGGCTGCCGTCAGCCATACGCCGACGACCGGTAGCCCGTTGAGTCTCGTTCCCATCAATAGTACCTCCCCTAGCACTACGACGGTTCCAGACATTGCGAAACACGCCCGCTCTGCCGTCATCTTGGATGCGGCAACTGGCAAAGTGCTGTACTCGAAAGACGCGCATGAAAAGCTTCCCATGGCTAGTATTACCAAGATTATGACGATGCTTCTGATTGTGGAAGCGATTGACTCTGGGCGGATCAAATGGACAGACCAAGTGAAGACCAGCGAATATGCGGCGAGTATGGGCGGATCGCAAATCTTCTTGGAACCTGGGGAAACCATGACCGTTCGAGACATGCTCAAGGGCATCGCAGTGGCGTCGGCGAATGACGCATGCGTCGCGATGGCGGAACACTTGGATGGCAGTGAGGAATCGTTTGTCGCCCGCATGAATCAACGGGCAAAGCAATTGGGCATGGATGATACACACTTCGCGAATTGCAATGGCCTCCCGGCGGACAACCATTATTCCAGTGCCCACGACATCGCCATCATGTCGCAAGCGCTGCTACAACACCCGGAGATTACTCAATTTACGTCGATTTACAGCGATTATTTGCGCAAGGGATCTGACCACCCATTGTGGCTGGTCAATACCAACAAGCTGGTGCGGTTTTACGACGGCGTAGATGGTTTGAAGACCGGATTTACACAGGAGGCAAAATACTGTCTGTCTGCGACCGCAAAGAAAGAAGGCTTCCGTGTAATTGCCGTGGTGATGGGCGAGCCAAAACCTCAGGTACGCAACGCGGAAGTGACGGGCATGTTGAATTGGGCCTTTGCGAATTATACATCGAAAGTGTTGTACCCGGCAGGACAGGTCATTGGTCAAGCGAAGGTGGTCAAAGGCGTGAAGGACAAGGTGGACGCAGTTACGGCGACACCCGTTGGGCTTTTGACGAAGCGTGGTCAGTCAAGCAAGTATCAAACCAACGTGGTCATGGACAAGGTCAAGGCACCGGTTGCAAAAGGGCAAAAAGTTGGAGAACTACAGGTCGTCTATCAAGGACGTACGGTTTCAACTGTACCGCTGTTGGCGAAGGATACGGTCAAACGAGCGAACTTCATTCAAGGATTTGGGAAAACTGTGAAAAAGATTGTGACATTTGGGGCAGCGGACTAG
- a CDS encoding tetratricopeptide repeat protein, whose translation MDTLGKKIRTLRRRQKLTQQALADGIVTASMISQIESDRATPSAALLQHIAGRLNVDLSYFESDLLDKSDELQNYRAARSFIERGFYEDAIKLLKTLSWPLSPQFKAEVVYNEMANCYLHLGQLEEACAMYESVIQIGYEKNDISITVHGYYHIGTVLRRLKRDRVARMYWQRAAELLQQNPDIQMPVSVKIHANLARIYLDEGNWQRARQAYEQTLQLANRFGGSFDTAKIYQGLSCALMQVGEFDLALAYNDSAITINGAADNRKGAMRCRINRGIILRVAGRHEEALAYMLSLRDTVSDKEDLMMVAILHELALIYWDLKDFDSLLTVSDMALRRNHVDQHIEAQLRLLRAKVYLHNGSIEFTQREIERGRRLIPSQQPSSLWYEFQDVKRQCWLLSGREQDVLTECIAEAEKVISEDKTPKNRNISA comes from the coding sequence ATGGATACGCTCGGAAAAAAGATTCGCACTCTTCGCAGAAGACAGAAGTTGACGCAACAGGCCCTCGCGGATGGGATTGTCACGGCGAGCATGATTAGTCAAATCGAATCAGACAGAGCGACACCTTCCGCAGCGCTGTTACAGCACATTGCCGGTCGACTGAACGTAGACCTGTCTTATTTCGAATCTGATTTATTGGATAAATCGGATGAATTGCAGAACTATCGCGCGGCGCGAAGTTTTATCGAGCGCGGCTTTTATGAAGACGCCATCAAATTGCTGAAGACGCTGTCTTGGCCGTTGTCACCCCAGTTCAAGGCAGAAGTCGTGTACAACGAGATGGCCAATTGCTACCTTCATCTCGGACAGCTCGAAGAGGCGTGTGCGATGTACGAATCGGTCATTCAAATTGGCTACGAAAAGAACGACATTTCCATCACTGTACATGGCTACTATCACATTGGCACCGTCCTGCGCCGATTGAAGCGAGATAGAGTGGCGCGAATGTACTGGCAGCGCGCAGCTGAATTGCTCCAGCAAAACCCGGACATCCAGATGCCTGTGTCTGTAAAAATCCACGCCAATCTAGCAAGGATTTACCTCGACGAAGGAAATTGGCAACGCGCGCGGCAAGCGTATGAGCAAACCCTTCAATTGGCGAATCGATTCGGTGGAAGTTTCGACACTGCGAAAATTTATCAAGGGTTATCTTGCGCCTTAATGCAAGTCGGAGAGTTCGATTTGGCACTCGCCTACAACGACAGCGCCATTACCATCAACGGGGCAGCTGACAATCGCAAAGGCGCAATGCGGTGCCGAATTAACCGGGGCATTATTCTTCGAGTGGCAGGCCGTCATGAAGAGGCGCTCGCGTACATGCTCTCCCTTCGCGACACCGTGTCCGACAAAGAGGATTTGATGATGGTCGCAATTCTTCATGAGCTCGCTTTGATTTACTGGGATCTCAAGGATTTCGACAGCTTGTTGACGGTATCCGATATGGCTTTACGCCGCAATCACGTCGACCAGCACATCGAAGCACAACTGCGCTTGTTGCGTGCTAAGGTCTATTTACACAACGGATCTATCGAGTTTACGCAACGAGAAATCGAGCGCGGTAGGCGTCTCATCCCATCGCAGCAACCGTCATCTTTGTGGTACGAATTTCAAGACGTAAAACGGCAATGCTGGTTGCTGTCGGGCCGAGAACAGGATGTGCTAACCGAATGCATCGCGGAAGCTGAAAAGGTCATCTCCGAAGATAAAACGCCTAAAAATCGAAATATTTCCGCGTGA
- the sigF gene encoding RNA polymerase sporulation sigma factor SigF yields the protein MDHAKETSAKNKKLTDDEVRSLIEASHAGDQDARDKLVIHNQRLVWAVVQRFLGRGYDADDLFQIGCIGLMKAVDKFDLSYDVKFSTYAVPMIIGEIQRFLRDDSTVKVSRSLKETAKQIRHVRDNLAKELGRQPHITEVAEAMGMEPSEIVFAQEALRAPTSIHETVYENDGDPIYLMDQIADEETQGRFDKIELHEIIGRLPERERYIVYMRFFKDKTQSDVARVLGISQVQVSRLEKKILQQIKEQLE from the coding sequence ATGGATCACGCAAAAGAGACTTCCGCGAAAAATAAAAAGTTGACCGATGACGAGGTGCGTTCGCTGATTGAGGCCAGTCACGCGGGTGATCAGGACGCCCGTGACAAGTTGGTCATACATAACCAGCGGTTGGTTTGGGCTGTCGTGCAGCGGTTTCTTGGACGAGGCTACGATGCGGATGACTTGTTTCAGATTGGCTGCATTGGTCTCATGAAAGCTGTAGACAAGTTCGATTTGTCTTATGATGTCAAGTTTTCGACATATGCGGTGCCGATGATCATCGGCGAAATTCAACGGTTTTTGCGCGACGACAGCACTGTAAAAGTGAGTCGCAGCCTCAAGGAGACGGCCAAACAGATCCGGCATGTGCGCGATAATCTCGCGAAGGAACTCGGACGGCAACCCCACATTACCGAAGTGGCAGAGGCAATGGGCATGGAACCTTCCGAAATCGTGTTCGCGCAAGAGGCGTTGCGTGCCCCCACGTCTATCCATGAGACCGTGTATGAAAATGATGGGGATCCAATTTATTTGATGGATCAAATCGCCGATGAAGAAACGCAGGGGCGTTTTGACAAGATTGAGCTCCACGAAATTATTGGACGCCTGCCTGAGCGCGAGCGGTACATTGTTTATATGCGGTTTTTTAAAGATAAGACGCAAAGCGACGTAGCCCGGGTGTTGGGCATTTCGCAAGTCCAAGTCTCACGACTTGAAAAGAAAATTCTTCAACAAATCAAGGAGCAACTCGAGTGA
- a CDS encoding NUDIX hydrolase, whose translation MTQQERTIHEEHLFTGRMIGLKKLTVELPNGRQSTREVVVHPGAVAILAEPVPDEVILVRQYRKACETSLWEIPAGKLEPGEEPMAAARRELSEETGYTAGRLEKIYQFYTSPGFANEKLYVFYANELATGEVHLDEDEFVETRQFTRDEVTAMMKRGEIEDAKTLVALLWWCQPRV comes from the coding sequence GTGACACAACAAGAGCGCACGATACACGAAGAACATCTATTTACTGGGCGGATGATTGGACTCAAAAAGCTTACCGTCGAGCTGCCAAACGGTCGACAAAGCACGCGTGAGGTCGTCGTGCATCCTGGGGCCGTCGCCATTCTCGCCGAGCCCGTACCAGATGAGGTGATTCTCGTTCGTCAATACCGCAAGGCGTGTGAGACGTCCTTGTGGGAAATTCCCGCTGGAAAGTTGGAGCCAGGGGAGGAACCGATGGCGGCAGCCCGTCGCGAGTTGTCGGAGGAGACTGGATACACTGCAGGTCGTTTGGAGAAAATTTATCAATTTTACACAAGCCCAGGTTTTGCAAATGAGAAATTGTACGTGTTTTACGCGAACGAGCTCGCAACCGGAGAGGTTCACCTGGATGAGGATGAGTTTGTAGAAACGCGACAATTCACGAGAGATGAGGTCACCGCGATGATGAAACGCGGCGAAATCGAGGATGCGAAGACCTTGGTCGCGCTCTTATGGTGGTGTCAGCCACGAGTTTGA
- the spoIIAA gene encoding anti-sigma F factor antagonist has product MPVNSRYENGVLVISLQGELDHHAVEKIRDDIEAQLAKTDYQGLVMSFRNIEFMDSSGLGLILGRFRSISQHGGQMALCEVGPSLKKLFEMSGLLKVLPLYEAEDLAVKAVKGA; this is encoded by the coding sequence GTGCCAGTCAATTCGCGTTACGAAAATGGCGTACTTGTGATTAGCTTACAAGGAGAGCTTGATCATCATGCAGTGGAGAAGATAAGAGATGACATCGAGGCACAACTCGCAAAGACCGATTACCAGGGCTTAGTGATGTCGTTCCGCAATATTGAGTTTATGGACAGTTCCGGACTGGGTCTGATACTGGGCCGGTTTCGCAGCATATCGCAACATGGTGGCCAGATGGCGCTGTGCGAAGTAGGTCCGTCGCTGAAAAAGTTGTTCGAGATGTCTGGATTGTTAAAAGTGTTGCCATTATATGAAGCAGAAGATCTCGCTGTAAAGGCAGTCAAAGGAGCGTGA